A single Coleofasciculaceae cyanobacterium DNA region contains:
- the rppB gene encoding two-component system sensor histidine kinase RppB translates to MRQNKLFNKTRVSLSLWYAGVMGLILSLLGFGVYKTISHAHWVALDRELESVAGTLHDSLELKLKQTGQIEPIIGELLPNLCLVGTSCVSERFNSQRHILSAVDRGNYYARLYDTSGRLIAIAGNYPEGLPQLLNKKTWQTNSDRQGRIYHQISFSLHTQTREDWGYFQVGRSLADFEDYLGRLKLILLLGLPISLIFVAVASWWLAGLAMQPIYRSYQQIEQFTADAAHELRTPLAAMQATVESGLLVDLDKQETKNILTTIEKENKRLIQLVADLLLLARMDRKAIPLRQQRCCLNDLVDDLVEELDPLAIANQITLTPKFRVEKSINVSGDCNQLYRLVYNLIVNAIQHTPSEGRVTVILERDASHTLLQVKDTGIGIAPEHQKHIFDRFYRVQSDRSRNTGGSGLGLAIARAIARSHSFKLSVHSQLGQGSTFTLKWRTAEFER, encoded by the coding sequence ATGAGACAAAACAAGCTGTTCAATAAAACTCGCGTTTCATTGTCTCTCTGGTATGCAGGAGTAATGGGATTAATTCTAAGTCTACTCGGATTTGGAGTCTACAAAACAATTTCTCACGCTCATTGGGTTGCCCTCGATCGCGAATTAGAATCTGTGGCAGGAACCTTACATGACAGTTTAGAACTAAAATTAAAACAGACAGGACAAATCGAGCCGATAATCGGCGAACTATTGCCCAATCTTTGCTTAGTTGGAACTAGCTGTGTTTCCGAACGTTTTAACTCGCAACGTCACATTCTTTCTGCTGTCGATCGAGGTAATTACTATGCCCGCTTGTACGATACATCAGGACGCTTAATCGCTATCGCTGGAAATTATCCAGAAGGGTTGCCCCAACTCTTAAACAAAAAAACCTGGCAAACCAATAGCGATCGTCAAGGCAGGATTTATCATCAAATTTCTTTCTCGCTGCACACTCAAACCAGAGAAGATTGGGGATATTTCCAAGTCGGACGCAGCCTTGCTGACTTTGAGGATTATCTCGGTAGATTAAAATTAATTCTGCTATTAGGATTACCAATATCATTAATTTTCGTAGCTGTTGCTAGTTGGTGGTTGGCTGGTTTAGCGATGCAACCAATTTACCGCTCCTATCAACAGATAGAACAGTTTACAGCAGATGCCGCACACGAGTTGAGAACACCTTTAGCTGCGATGCAAGCGACGGTAGAGTCAGGATTGCTAGTCGATTTAGACAAACAAGAAACAAAAAACATTTTAACGACGATCGAGAAAGAAAATAAAAGACTGATTCAACTAGTTGCCGATTTGTTACTGTTGGCTCGCATGGATCGAAAAGCAATTCCTCTACGCCAACAGCGTTGCTGTTTAAACGATTTGGTTGACGACTTAGTAGAAGAATTAGACCCATTAGCGATCGCTAATCAAATAACGTTGACTCCTAAATTTAGAGTAGAAAAATCTATTAATGTGAGTGGTGATTGCAACCAACTATATCGTTTAGTGTATAACTTAATTGTTAATGCTATTCAACACACCCCTTCAGAAGGTCGAGTTACGGTTATTTTAGAGCGCGATGCCTCTCACACTCTACTTCAAGTTAAAGATACAGGTATTGGTATTGCCCCAGAACATCAAAAACATATTTTCGATCGTTTTTATCGCGTACAGAGCGATCGTTCTCGCAACACTGGTGGTTCGGGTTTGGGATTGGCTATAGCGAGAGCCATAGCGCGATCGCATTCCTTTAAGTTAAGTGTACATAGCCAACTAGGGCAGGGCAGCACTTTTACCCTAAAATGGCGAACAGCCGAATTTGAGCGATAA
- a CDS encoding phage integrase N-terminal SAM-like domain-containing protein, with the protein MAIRRLKDDCRFDKRVGSVATVSTLPTVKAMWDCFERYLNLTIADGNASVDTIKTYRNRVAQFLSWCRELELYPALITKQNILKYRKHLVDESKTTPTIRLSLQAIQHFYTACSADKLVKENLAIGVKAPREKRSVGSTINYLSLEQLHS; encoded by the coding sequence ATTCGACGCTTAAAGGATGATTGCAGATTTGACAAGAGAGTTGGTTCTGTGGCTACTGTCTCGACTTTGCCTACGGTAAAAGCAATGTGGGACTGTTTTGAAAGATATCTTAACCTAACTATCGCTGATGGTAATGCCAGTGTTGATACGATTAAAACTTATCGCAATCGCGTGGCTCAGTTTCTCTCTTGGTGTAGAGAGCTAGAGCTTTACCCAGCCCTTATTACTAAGCAAAATATTCTCAAATATCGAAAACATCTGGTCGATGAGTCGAAAACAACCCCGACAATTCGTTTATCTCTTCAAGCTATCCAACATTTCTACACTGCTTGTTCAGCAGATAAGTTGGTCAAAGAGAATCTTGCTATCGGGGTGAAAGCACCAAGGGAAAAGCGCTCTGTTGGTAGCACAATTAATTATTTATCCCTAGAGCAGCTACACAGTTAA